A single window of Macaca mulatta isolate MMU2019108-1 chromosome 9, T2T-MMU8v2.0, whole genome shotgun sequence DNA harbors:
- the AIFM2 gene encoding ferroptosis suppressor protein 1 isoform X2 gives MGSQVSVESGALHVVIVGGGFGGIAAASQLQALNIPFMLVDMKDSFHHNVAALRASVETGFAKKTFISYSVTFKDNFRQGLVVGIDLKNQTVLLQGGEVQRSRFIVVVGGGSAGVEMAAEIKTEYPEKEVTLIHSQVALADKELLPSVRQEVKEILLRKGVQLLLSERVSNLEELPLNEYREYIKVQTDKGTEVATNLVILCTGIKINNSAYRNAFESRLASSGALRVNEHLQVEGHSNVYAIGDCADVRTPKMAYLAGLHANIAVANIVNSVKQRPLQAYKPGALTFLLSMGRNDGVGQISGFYVGRLMVRLTKSRDLFVSTSWKTMRQSPP, from the exons ATGGGGTCCCAGGTGTCGGTGGAATCGGGAGCCCTGCACGTGGTGATTGTGGGTGGGGGCTTTGGCGGGATCGCGGCGGCCAGCCAGCTGCAGGCCCTGAACATCCCCTTCATGCTGGTGGACATGAAGGACTCCTTCCACCACAATGTGGCCGCCCTCCGAGCCTCCGTGGAGACAG GGTTCGCCAAAAAGACATTCATTTCTTACTCGGTGACTTTCAAGGACAACTTCCGGCAGGGGCTGGTGGTGGGGATAGACCTGAAGAACCAGACGGTGCTGCTGCAGGGCGGTGAG GTCCAGCGCTCACGGTTCATCGTGGTGGTGGGAGGAGGCTCGGCTGGAGTGGAGATGGCAGCAGAGATTAAAACAGAATATCCTGAGAAAGAG GTCACTCTCATTCACTCCCAAGTGGCCCTGGCTGACAAGGAGCTCCTGCCCTCCGTCCGGCAGGAAGTGAAGGAGATCCTCCTCCGGAAGGGCGTGCAGCTGCTGCTGA GTGAGCGGGTGAGCAATCTGGAGGAGCTGCCTCTCAATGAGTATCGAGAGTACATCAAAGTGCAGACGGACAAAGGCACAGAGGTGGCCACCAACCTGGTGATTCTCTGCACCGGCATCAAGATCAACAACTCCGCCTACCGCAACGCGTTTG AGAGCAGACTGGCCAGCAGTGGTGCTCTGAGAGTGAATGAGCACCTCCAGGTGGAGGGCCACAGCAACGTCTACGCCATTGGTGACTGTGCCGACGTGAGGACGCCCAAGATGGCCTATCTTGCTGGCCTTCACGCCAACATCGCCGTGGCCAACATCGTCAACTCCGTGAAGCAGCGGCCTCTCCAGGCCTACAAGCCAG GTGCACTGACGTTCCTCCTGTCCATGGGGAGAAATGACGGCGTGGGCCAAATCAGTGGCTTTTATGTGGGCCGGCTCATGGTTCGGCTGACCAAGAGCCGGGACCTGTTTGTCTCTACAAGCTGGAAAACCATGAGGCAGTCTCCACCCTGA
- the AIFM2 gene encoding ferroptosis suppressor protein 1 isoform X1 → MGSQVSVESGALHVVIVGGGFGGIAAASQLQALNIPFMLVDMKDSFHHNVAALRASVETGFAKKTFISYSVTFKDNFRQGLVVGIDLKNQTVLLQGGEALPFSHLILATGSTGPFPGKFNEVSSQQAAIQAYEDMVRQVQRSRFIVVVGGGSAGVEMAAEIKTEYPEKEVTLIHSQVALADKELLPSVRQEVKEILLRKGVQLLLSERVSNLEELPLNEYREYIKVQTDKGTEVATNLVILCTGIKINNSAYRNAFESRLASSGALRVNEHLQVEGHSNVYAIGDCADVRTPKMAYLAGLHANIAVANIVNSVKQRPLQAYKPGALTFLLSMGRNDGVGQISGFYVGRLMVRLTKSRDLFVSTSWKTMRQSPP, encoded by the exons ATGGGGTCCCAGGTGTCGGTGGAATCGGGAGCCCTGCACGTGGTGATTGTGGGTGGGGGCTTTGGCGGGATCGCGGCGGCCAGCCAGCTGCAGGCCCTGAACATCCCCTTCATGCTGGTGGACATGAAGGACTCCTTCCACCACAATGTGGCCGCCCTCCGAGCCTCCGTGGAGACAG GGTTCGCCAAAAAGACATTCATTTCTTACTCGGTGACTTTCAAGGACAACTTCCGGCAGGGGCTGGTGGTGGGGATAGACCTGAAGAACCAGACGGTGCTGCTGCAGGGCGGTGAG GCCCTGCCCTTCTCTCATCTTATCCTGGCCACGGGCAGCACTGGGCCCTTCCCGGGCAAGTTTAATGAGGTTTCCAGCCAGCAGGCTGCTATCCAGGCCTATGAGGACATGGTGAGGCAG GTCCAGCGCTCACGGTTCATCGTGGTGGTGGGAGGAGGCTCGGCTGGAGTGGAGATGGCAGCAGAGATTAAAACAGAATATCCTGAGAAAGAG GTCACTCTCATTCACTCCCAAGTGGCCCTGGCTGACAAGGAGCTCCTGCCCTCCGTCCGGCAGGAAGTGAAGGAGATCCTCCTCCGGAAGGGCGTGCAGCTGCTGCTGA GTGAGCGGGTGAGCAATCTGGAGGAGCTGCCTCTCAATGAGTATCGAGAGTACATCAAAGTGCAGACGGACAAAGGCACAGAGGTGGCCACCAACCTGGTGATTCTCTGCACCGGCATCAAGATCAACAACTCCGCCTACCGCAACGCGTTTG AGAGCAGACTGGCCAGCAGTGGTGCTCTGAGAGTGAATGAGCACCTCCAGGTGGAGGGCCACAGCAACGTCTACGCCATTGGTGACTGTGCCGACGTGAGGACGCCCAAGATGGCCTATCTTGCTGGCCTTCACGCCAACATCGCCGTGGCCAACATCGTCAACTCCGTGAAGCAGCGGCCTCTCCAGGCCTACAAGCCAG GTGCACTGACGTTCCTCCTGTCCATGGGGAGAAATGACGGCGTGGGCCAAATCAGTGGCTTTTATGTGGGCCGGCTCATGGTTCGGCTGACCAAGAGCCGGGACCTGTTTGTCTCTACAAGCTGGAAAACCATGAGGCAGTCTCCACCCTGA